A single window of Gossypium arboreum isolate Shixiya-1 chromosome 13, ASM2569848v2, whole genome shotgun sequence DNA harbors:
- the LOC108461542 gene encoding protein FAR-RED ELONGATED HYPOCOTYL 1-like — METNNETNNPSQIKSFLKKSINIVDFNKKRKLEAEQLGLPLSKHQCWKQSLSLKPPTFGSITQVEGFTPCTFQGKTWAVCDVLETGSAKDSNSFGDDSDTAISVHDNRASSSSSPNWGSSSQHSHSDGRTVASSSVEKEVVSSPGDEPEPADAELAENLDESLVEYGSDIDYIYSRYGNYTIEQHQDKEIEEILNCDGANPNVYILSSGRWSVNQEAQQTKRKPTIDQEFEQYFSMLML, encoded by the exons ATGGAAACAAATAATGAAACCAACAACCCATCTCAGATTAAGAG CTTTCTCAAGAAGTCGATCAACATTGTTGACTTCAACAAAAAAAGGAAATTAGAGGCTGAACAATTGGGCTTGCCTTTATCGAAGCATCAATGTTGGAAGCAAAGCTTATCTTTGAAGCCTCCTACGTTTGGCAGTATTACACAAGTAGAGGGATTCACTCCATGCACTTTCCAAGGAAAGACATGGGCTGTTTGTGATGTACTGGAAACTGGATCGGCAAAAGATAGTAATAGCTTTGGCGATGATTCGGATACTGCAATATCTGTGCATGATAACAGAGCTTCCTCCTCATCATCACCCAATTGGGGATCCAGCTCCCAACATTCCCATTCTGATGGTAGAACTGTAGCATCAAGCAGTGTCGAAAAAGAAGTAGTATCTTCTCCTGGTGATGAGCCTGAACCTGCTGATGCTGAGCTAGCTGAGAATCTAGATGAGTCCCTTGTAGAATATGGAAGTGACATAGATTACATCTACTCCCGATATGGAAACTATACCATAGAGCAACACCAAGACAAGGAAATTGAAGAAATCCTCAACTGTGATGGGGCAAATCCAAATGTTTATATTCTTTCATCCGGGCGATGGAGTGTCAACCAAG AGGCTCAACAAACCAAAAGGAAACCGACCATTGATCAAGAATTCGAGCAGTACTTTTCGATGCTTATGCTATAG